Sequence from the Candidatus Margulisiibacteriota bacterium genome:
AACCGCCAGCCAAATAACTATGGAAACGCTCGCTAAATTGCAAGCCAAAAAAAACAAAGAAAAAATCACGATGCTGACTGTTTATTCCGCAGCGCTGGCGGCAGTTTTTAATAACACGGCTATCGAAATGCTGCTGGTCGGCGATTCTCTGGGCACGGTTTTTCAGGGCCAAGAAAATACCCTGTCCGTAACACTCGACGAGATGCTCTATCACGCCCAGGCCGTGCGGCGCGGCGCGCCTGATAAATTTCTGGCGGTCGATCTGCCTTTTCTGTCTTCCCAGGTCAACGCCGAACAAACTTTGCTCAACGCCGGCCAAATAATCAAACAGACCGGCGCCAATGCCGTCAAGCTGGAGGGCGCGGATCCGGTGACGCTGGAGTCCGTCCGCCGTATGACCGCCGCGGGCATACCGGCCATCGGGCATTTGGGTTTTACGCCACAAAGCGTGCACGCGCTCTCCGGCTACAAAGTGCAGGGACGGGACGCGGCCGCCGCCAAAAAACTTAAAGCCGACGCTAAACTGCTGGAAAAAGCCGGCGCGTTTATGCTCGTTCTGGAAATGACGCCGGCTAAACTGTCCGGGGAAATAACGCGCGCGTTGAAAATCCCGACTATCGGCATCGGCGCGGGCGCGGACTGTGACGGGCAGGTGCTGGTCTGCGACGACATGCTCGGCCTGTATCCCAGGCCGCCGCGTTTCGTGAAACGCTACGCTGACTTTGCTCAAACCACAGCTCAAGCCGTCGAAAAATATATCGCCGAAGTCAAGCAGGGAAAATTTCCCGACGCCGCGCACTCATTTTGAAACCGGAGTTCCTTTTTGATTTTTTCAAAAACAGGCTGTATAATAAAATCTAGGGGGTATAAATATGGCGCAGAAAATTTTTATCGTTGACGATGAAAAAAGCATTTTATTTCTTTCCAAAGCAATTTTAGCCACAGCGGGATATTCTGTTTCGACTGAGTCCGACAGCACCAAAGCCTATCAAGCTGTGCTAGACGCCAAACCGGATTTGATCCTGCTGGATATCGCCATGCCGGAGATCAATGGCATCGAGCTGGCCCGCAATATCCGCCTCAACTCCGCGCTGAAAAACACGCATATTTTTGCGCTGACCGGCATGCCCGAGCTGATCAACGAACACAACAAAGTTTATTTTGAGAAAATCATTCTCAAGCCGTTCCACATGGACAGTCTGCTCACCGAATTAAAAAACTTTTTCGCGGGACAAACTGTGGAGGTATAAGCCTCAATGGATCACAAAAAAATCATAAAACTGACTAATATTATCGGCCTGATCGCGGTGCTGGCTTTGTTCTACTGGGTAGTGATCGCGGGTATCAATGAAATTTTTGGCCTGCGGGTGTTTCGGGAAACACTGTCTGAGTCTTTTGGCTACAGCATCGCCGGTATTTTGGCTCTGCTGGCCGGCGCTCTCATTCTCAATGTGATGTTCAATCTTTCGTTTATCGCGGAAAACACCAGCAAAAAAATGACCGCCGCTAACCCCCCAGCCCGGCTGCGTCTGTGGCTGATTTCTTTTCTGGTCATTTTGCTAGTCAGCATTGTCTTAATGTTTGTCGGCGATTACGGCACCACGAAAAAACGTGAAAGAGAATTGGAAAATTCCGCTCGGGCGATCCTGAGCAAATACTCCAGCGCGCTCGAAAGC
This genomic interval carries:
- the panB gene encoding 3-methyl-2-oxobutanoate hydroxymethyltransferase, producing the protein METLAKLQAKKNKEKITMLTVYSAALAAVFNNTAIEMLLVGDSLGTVFQGQENTLSVTLDEMLYHAQAVRRGAPDKFLAVDLPFLSSQVNAEQTLLNAGQIIKQTGANAVKLEGADPVTLESVRRMTAAGIPAIGHLGFTPQSVHALSGYKVQGRDAAAAKKLKADAKLLEKAGAFMLVLEMTPAKLSGEITRALKIPTIGIGAGADCDGQVLVCDDMLGLYPRPPRFVKRYADFAQTTAQAVEKYIAEVKQGKFPDAAHSF
- a CDS encoding response regulator translates to MAQKIFIVDDEKSILFLSKAILATAGYSVSTESDSTKAYQAVLDAKPDLILLDIAMPEINGIELARNIRLNSALKNTHIFALTGMPELINEHNKVYFEKIILKPFHMDSLLTELKNFFAGQTVEV